One Corythoichthys intestinalis isolate RoL2023-P3 chromosome 9, ASM3026506v1, whole genome shotgun sequence DNA window includes the following coding sequences:
- the LOC130921338 gene encoding class E basic helix-loop-helix protein 40-like, with protein sequence MERIPSAQPPPLAKADLTDMHGMDFPMYAYKPRRGMKRGEESKETYKLPHRLIEKKRRDRINECIAQLKDLLPEHLKLTTLGHLEKAVVLELTLKHVKTLSTLLEQQQQKILALQSGMHIEQPIVNQEKNEEMFRSGFHMCAKEILQYLASRESDGDFAPSHVINHLHKLAADVLQSPKRPRTPLSPPPEEIPTYSQHQTHKETPTSLPPKPSEGYGRVPVIQRAHAPPSGEQSGSDTDTDSGYGGELEKNECGARERHPNYYGQEGKLMKRSAAERQSTDVKREDDEPRHKRARAESSEDEMLSGGESSASSSSGYGSYMSVSPNHPPPPPHPLCMPFYLIPPSAAATYLPMLEKCWYPGAMPMLYPGMGGSATAIPSERPPQMVMSPRGGSPAPAMSQTPMDSPALLQALKQVPPINLETKD encoded by the exons ATGGAGCGAATCCCAAGCGCACAACCTCCTCCTCTGGCCAAGGCTGATCTCACAGACATGCACGG CATGGATTTTCCCATGTACGCGTATAAACCAAGGCGAGGAATGAAGAGAGGAGAAGAGAGcaag GAGACCTACAAGTTGCCTCATAGACTCATTGAGAAAAAGCGACGTGATCGGATAAACGAATGCATTGCTCAGTTAAAAGATCTATTGCCAGAGCACCTGAAACTTAcg ACTTTGGGACATTTGGAAAAGGCTGTGGTTTTGGAGCTCACACTCAAGCATGTGAAGACCCTCAGTACACTACtggagcagcagcagcagaagATTCTTGCCCTGCAGAGTGGCATGCATATTG AGCAACCTATTGTGAACCAAGAGAAGAACGAAGAGATGTTCCGCTCTGGTTTCCACATGTGCGCCAAGGAGATTCTTCAGTATCTCGCCAGTCGTGAGAGCGACGGCGACTTCGCCCCGTCACATGTCATCAATCACCTTCACAAGTTAGCCGCTGACGTGCTCCAAAGTCCAAAGCGACCCCGCACTCCCCTCAGCCCCCCGCCTGAGGAAATCCCCACCTACAGCCAGCACCAAACCCACAAGGAGACACCGACCAGTTTACCCCCTAAACCCAGCGAGGGCTACGGGAGAGTGCCGGTCATCCAGCGGGCACACGCTCCACCCAGTGGAGAGCAGAGCGGCAGTGACACTGATACAGACAGCGGCTACGGAGGAGAACTGGAGAAGAATGAATGCGGTGCCCGAGAGAGGCATCCTAATTACTACGGCCAGGAGGGCAAGCTGATGAAACGTAGCGCAGCTGAGAGGCAGAGCACCGACGTCAAGCGGGAAGACGACGAGCCGAGGCACAAACGAGCCCGGGCGGAGTCGTCCGAAGATGAAATGCTCTCAGGTGGCGAATCCTCAGCCTCTTCCTCCAGTGGTTATGGCAGCTATATGAGCGTCTCTCCCAACCATCCGCCACCACCCCCGCATCCTCTCTGCATGCCCTTCTACCTCATTCCCCCTTCAGCCGCCGCCACCTACCTGCCTATGCTAGAGAAATGCTGGTACCCGGGTGCCATGCCTATGCTGTACCCTGGCATGGGCGGCTCTGCCACAGCCATCCCCAGCGAGAGACCACCGCAGATGGTCATGTCTCCAAGGGGAGGCTCTCCAGCTCCAGCCATGTCTCAGACACCCATGGACTCACCAGCCCTTCTACAGGCACTAAAGCAGGTACCCCCCATCAACCTGGAAACCAAAGACTGA